A single genomic interval of Acidobacteriota bacterium harbors:
- a CDS encoding glucose/galactose MFS transporter, with protein sequence MPATSGTTTVLPIQTTPQSTNYRAMAMVTTLFFMWGFLTCLNDILIPHLKSIFDLNYAEVMLVQFAFFSAYFVFSFPSGKIIDFFGYKKAMVAGLVTMGLGAFMFVPAAAVPSFPLFLAALITLAAGMTILQTSANPYVAVLGPPRTASSRLNLTQAFNSLGTTVAPTFGSKLILGAVAAPVAVEVLRTMSTQQLHDYRVAQAASVKGPYIGLAVALFVLAVIIGFFNLPRIQSAEAHGVVHDSVWRYRHLVLGAVAIFVYVGAEVSIGSFLTNYFNRSDIGGLSLQDAADMLKYYWGGAMVGRFIGSALLQKISTGALLGFNAIVAALLVTASMLSFGHFAMWTILLVGLFNSIMFPSIFTLGVDGLGPLTGDGSALLIAAIVGGAIVPELQGLLADRIGIHHAFILPVICYLYIAYYGFRGSRHRAAATAA encoded by the coding sequence ATGCCTGCGACTAGCGGAACCACGACCGTTCTCCCAATCCAGACCACGCCGCAGAGCACGAACTACCGCGCGATGGCGATGGTCACCACTCTGTTTTTCATGTGGGGTTTTCTCACTTGCCTGAATGACATTTTAATCCCTCACTTGAAGAGCATCTTCGATCTGAACTATGCGGAAGTAATGCTCGTGCAGTTCGCCTTCTTCTCCGCGTATTTCGTCTTTTCGTTCCCATCCGGCAAGATCATTGATTTCTTCGGCTACAAGAAGGCGATGGTCGCGGGCTTGGTGACGATGGGACTCGGCGCGTTCATGTTTGTGCCGGCAGCCGCAGTTCCCTCGTTTCCGTTGTTTCTGGCTGCCCTGATTACGCTAGCGGCGGGCATGACGATCCTGCAAACATCCGCAAATCCGTATGTGGCGGTGCTGGGACCACCGCGAACGGCATCGAGCCGCCTGAATCTGACACAAGCCTTTAATTCGCTGGGCACGACTGTGGCGCCTACTTTCGGCAGCAAGTTAATCCTCGGAGCTGTGGCAGCTCCGGTCGCAGTCGAAGTCCTGCGAACGATGAGTACCCAGCAGTTACATGACTATCGCGTGGCGCAGGCAGCATCAGTAAAGGGACCTTACATTGGACTCGCAGTCGCGCTGTTTGTGTTGGCGGTCATTATCGGGTTTTTCAATCTGCCGAGGATCCAGTCTGCTGAGGCCCACGGAGTGGTGCATGACTCGGTCTGGCGGTATCGACACTTGGTTCTCGGTGCCGTTGCCATTTTCGTATACGTCGGCGCCGAAGTTTCGATCGGCAGCTTCTTGACTAATTATTTCAACCGCTCCGATATTGGTGGACTCAGTCTGCAAGACGCGGCTGACATGCTGAAGTATTACTGGGGCGGTGCGATGGTAGGGCGCTTTATCGGCTCGGCACTTTTACAAAAGATTAGTACAGGCGCACTCCTTGGCTTTAACGCGATCGTAGCGGCTTTGCTCGTAACTGCGTCGATGTTGAGCTTCGGCCACTTCGCCATGTGGACGATTTTGCTCGTCGGCCTCTTCAATTCGATCATGTTCCCGAGCATCTTCACACTAGGTGTCGACGGACTCGGACCCTTAACAGGAGATGGCTCTGCGTTGCTGATCGCAGCGATCGTTGGTGGAGCAATTGTTCCCGAGCTACAAGGCCTGCTTGCGGATCGAATTGGAATTCACCATGCGTTCATTCTGCCGGTGATCTGCTATCTCTATATCGCGTACTACGGATTCAGGGGCTCGAGGCACAGAGCCGCCGCGACAGCGGCCTAA